In Falco biarmicus isolate bFalBia1 chromosome 6, bFalBia1.pri, whole genome shotgun sequence, the following are encoded in one genomic region:
- the BAG2 gene encoding BAG family molecular chaperone regulator 2, which translates to MAQAKISAKASEGAQQQQQSQSGGQLRGRFYRSTSMADRSSRLLENLDQLELRVEAFRDAASAMEQEKEILLEMIHNIQNSQDMRHISEGEREELNLTANRLMGRTLTVEVSVETIRNAQQQESLLHATKMIDEIVNKLLDDLEDAKIRLMSLYGACTSDVPAGPIDQKFQSVVIGCAIEDQKKIKRRLETLLRNLENSEKSITLLEHQKSSVRQSCNSKQD; encoded by the exons ATGGCCCAGGCCAAGATCAGCGCCAAGGCCAGCGAGGGggcgcagcagcagcagcagtcgCAGTCCGGCGGGCAGCTTCGAGGCCGCTTCTACCGCTCCACCTCCATGGCGGACCGCTCGAGCCGCCTGCTCGAGAACCTGGACCAGCTGGAGCTCAG GGTAGAGGCTTTCCGTGACGCAGCATCTGCTATGgaacaagagaaagaaatcctGCTAGAAATGATCCACAATATACAGAACAGCCAGGACATGAGGCACATCAGCGAAG GTGAGAGAGAAGAACTTAATTTGACTGCAAATCGCCTGATGGGCCGAACCCTTACTGTGGAGGTTTCCGTAGAAACCATCCGAaatgcccagcagcaggaatCCCTACTGCATGCCACTAAGATGATCGATGAAATTGTCAATAAACTTCTAGATGATCTGGAAGACGCCAAAATCCGCTTAATGTCGCTGTACGGTGCGTGCACATCTGATGTGCCAGCAGGACCCATCGATCAGAAATTTCAGTCTGTGGTAATTGGATGTGCCATTGAGgatcagaagaaaatcaaaaggcGGCTAGAGACTCTGCTCAGAAACTtagaaaattctgaaaagtcAATCACGTTGTTGGAGCATCAGAAATCATCTGTTCGACAGTCTTGCAACAGCAAACAGGATTAA